One region of Jatrophihabitans cynanchi genomic DNA includes:
- a CDS encoding SIS domain-containing protein, giving the protein MTFTQDFLAESVAVINALDVDAVESVARGLADTRERGGRLFILGVGGSAGHASHAVNDFRKICDIEAYTPTDNVSELTARANDEGWDTTFVEWLKGSRLSRSDTLLVFSVGGGNAEKHVSTNIVSALQLGSERGCDIYGIVGRDGGTTAQLATACVIIPPLFTDHITPLTEGLCALVWHLLVTHPALVKVATRWESLQ; this is encoded by the coding sequence ATGACCTTCACCCAAGACTTCCTCGCCGAATCGGTTGCCGTCATCAACGCACTGGACGTTGATGCAGTCGAATCGGTCGCCCGCGGCTTGGCCGATACGCGCGAGCGTGGTGGTCGGCTATTCATTCTCGGCGTAGGCGGATCGGCCGGTCACGCGTCGCATGCGGTCAATGACTTCCGCAAGATATGCGACATCGAGGCATATACGCCGACGGACAATGTCTCCGAACTGACGGCACGAGCCAACGACGAAGGCTGGGACACCACCTTCGTCGAATGGTTGAAAGGCTCTCGCCTGTCACGCTCTGACACCCTGCTGGTGTTCTCCGTCGGAGGTGGCAACGCGGAGAAGCACGTTTCCACCAACATCGTTTCGGCGTTGCAACTCGGGAGCGAACGGGGCTGTGACATCTACGGAATCGTCGGACGCGACGGCGGTACGACTGCTCAGCTCGCCACCGCCTGCGTAATCATCCCGCCCCTGTTCACCGATCACATCACGCCGCTGACCGAAGGCTTGTGTGCGCTCGTCTGGCACTTGCTCGTCACCCATCCGGCCCTGGTTAAAGTCGCGACGCGTTGGGAGTCGCTGCAGTGA
- a CDS encoding D-glycero-alpha-D-manno-heptose-1,7-bisphosphate 7-phosphatase → MTSTRLRPAVFLDRDGVLNQPLIRAGIPYPPHSLSEFHVLPGVVEACADLRAAGYALVVVTNQPDVARGTLARACLDQIHDLLREVVPLDAIYVCTHDDSDGCPCRKPKPGMILEAAKDLSLDLERSACVGDRWRDIEAARRAGVRAIHLAWDYVERSATDPDVTVGSLSEAVSWIRRAGLAGASEEN, encoded by the coding sequence ATGACCTCGACTCGGCTGCGGCCGGCAGTCTTCCTCGATCGCGACGGCGTTCTGAACCAGCCACTTATTCGCGCCGGCATCCCGTATCCGCCGCATTCGCTGAGCGAATTCCACGTTCTTCCTGGTGTTGTCGAGGCCTGCGCCGATCTGCGGGCTGCCGGCTACGCGCTCGTAGTGGTGACGAACCAGCCGGACGTTGCACGTGGCACACTGGCCCGCGCGTGCCTTGATCAAATCCATGATTTGCTTCGCGAGGTCGTTCCGCTGGACGCGATCTACGTGTGCACACACGACGACAGCGACGGGTGCCCCTGTCGCAAGCCGAAGCCGGGCATGATCCTCGAAGCTGCGAAGGACCTGAGTCTGGACTTGGAACGGAGCGCCTGCGTAGGGGACCGCTGGCGGGATATCGAGGCCGCTCGGCGTGCCGGGGTTCGGGCGATCCACCTAGCCTGGGACTATGTCGAGCGGAGTGCGACCGATCCGGACGTCACGGTCGGCAGTCTGAGCGAGGCGGTCAGCTGGATTAGACGGGCCGGGCTAGCTGGGGCGAGTGAGGAGAACTGA
- a CDS encoding class I SAM-dependent methyltransferase, whose amino-acid sequence MAGWFTTTNRFADPTGARRAGQFVSALDAFPVGHLVDLGAGHGGFSKIAADMGWRVTAVDARSTRFPVDQRIRWVVSDVREFDNYADVDVVLCLGLWYHLTLQDQLDLAKRVHPRPLIIDTHVGTRNPDEYHGANPRISTLIGSNGYEGRYYNEAGLRNSPTASWGNDLSFWPTVATLERQLYEAGYDTVEHLAPPHLADRGFFVARTFDNEQRVRMDRLVTNLTALANANAKPDSLPLPTLSPAISDLAPIADPRQAEASAVAPMPPSPTGVRDATTRLVEALARSARFRTHRALRTARRRLWERSR is encoded by the coding sequence ATGGCTGGCTGGTTCACCACTACGAATCGCTTCGCGGATCCGACGGGCGCGCGGCGAGCCGGGCAGTTCGTGAGCGCCCTCGACGCATTTCCGGTTGGCCACCTCGTCGACCTCGGCGCCGGGCACGGAGGATTCTCCAAGATCGCCGCGGACATGGGGTGGCGGGTGACCGCCGTCGACGCCCGGTCCACGCGCTTTCCTGTAGACCAACGCATCAGGTGGGTGGTTTCCGATGTCCGCGAATTCGACAACTATGCCGACGTCGATGTCGTTCTGTGCCTTGGGCTCTGGTACCACCTGACGTTGCAGGACCAACTGGACTTGGCGAAGCGTGTTCACCCACGCCCGTTGATCATCGATACACACGTTGGAACGCGGAATCCCGACGAGTACCACGGCGCGAATCCGAGAATCAGCACTTTGATTGGCTCGAACGGCTACGAGGGGCGCTATTATAACGAGGCAGGACTGCGCAATTCTCCCACGGCGTCGTGGGGTAACGACCTATCGTTCTGGCCGACCGTGGCCACGCTGGAACGCCAACTCTACGAAGCCGGTTACGACACGGTAGAGCACCTTGCGCCGCCACACCTCGCGGACCGGGGCTTCTTCGTTGCGCGGACCTTTGACAACGAGCAGCGCGTGCGAATGGACCGCCTAGTCACGAACCTTACAGCGTTGGCCAACGCCAATGCAAAGCCGGACTCGTTACCGTTGCCGACGTTGTCCCCAGCGATCAGCGACCTGGCGCCGATAGCTGATCCACGCCAAGCCGAAGCAAGCGCAGTGGCGCCAATGCCACCGTCTCCGACAGGTGTGCGCGATGCCACTACTCGTCTTGTCGAGGCGCTAGCCCGTTCGGCGAGATTT
- a CDS encoding glycosyltransferase family 2 protein, giving the protein MASPTDPDVELLLPADDVVEPEVTILIPSVDEELTMGDFVAWCHEGLQAAGLVGEILIVDSSTDRTAQIALSGGARVLKTPKRGLGRAYIDALPYIRGRYVIMGDADCTYDFRQLAPFVEAMRNGTEYAMGSRWKGSIERGAMPALHQYFGTPLTTWILNRLFGSHFTDIHCGMRGITTDALRRMGLVSQSWEYASEMVLKSVRMGLQTTEVPVRFLKDREGRLSHHKRAGWFSPFSAAWINLRAMFIHGAEFFLFKPGIVLMTIGLVLTLPLTFGDITIGHVTFSLYWMLIGLTLSVLGLQSVYFGCLAHAFLDYTGRARQRWQRLFRYTPSVLLSAGMFVLGLGLAATLLVHYVAHDFRLPATSSVVDHLSITGLLLMIFGFSTFCFTLVLHATEVRYGRGDDVVH; this is encoded by the coding sequence ATCGCATCTCCGACCGACCCCGACGTAGAGCTGCTTCTGCCGGCGGACGATGTCGTTGAACCCGAGGTCACCATCTTGATTCCGTCGGTCGACGAGGAACTCACCATGGGCGATTTTGTCGCGTGGTGCCACGAGGGTTTGCAAGCGGCAGGCCTAGTGGGCGAGATCTTGATCGTCGACAGTTCGACAGACCGCACCGCGCAGATCGCGCTGAGCGGGGGAGCCCGAGTCCTCAAGACACCCAAGCGCGGCCTGGGTCGCGCTTACATCGACGCGCTGCCCTATATCAGGGGACGCTACGTGATCATGGGTGACGCCGACTGCACATACGACTTCCGGCAACTGGCGCCGTTCGTGGAAGCGATGCGGAACGGCACGGAGTACGCGATGGGCTCGCGCTGGAAAGGTTCGATCGAGCGTGGCGCGATGCCTGCTCTGCATCAGTACTTTGGCACCCCGCTGACTACGTGGATCCTCAACAGACTCTTCGGCAGCCACTTCACCGACATCCACTGCGGGATGCGCGGCATTACCACCGATGCCCTCCGCCGAATGGGGCTGGTCTCCCAATCCTGGGAGTACGCCTCGGAGATGGTGCTCAAGTCCGTCCGGATGGGCTTGCAGACGACCGAGGTCCCGGTGCGCTTTCTCAAAGACCGCGAAGGGCGGCTGTCGCATCACAAGCGCGCCGGCTGGTTCTCGCCGTTCAGCGCAGCTTGGATCAATCTTCGGGCCATGTTCATTCACGGCGCCGAGTTCTTCCTGTTCAAACCCGGCATCGTGCTTATGACCATCGGGCTTGTGCTCACGCTGCCACTCACTTTCGGTGACATCACGATCGGTCACGTGACCTTCAGCCTCTACTGGATGTTGATCGGCCTGACCCTATCGGTCCTCGGCCTGCAGAGTGTCTACTTCGGTTGCCTCGCGCATGCCTTCCTCGACTACACCGGGCGGGCCAGGCAACGGTGGCAACGACTGTTCCGGTACACACCGTCCGTGTTGCTCAGTGCCGGCATGTTCGTGCTCGGCCTCGGTCTCGCCGCGACGCTACTGGTCCACTACGTGGCCCACGACTTCCGGCTCCCTGCTACCTCGTCCGTGGTAGATCACCTCAGCATCACCGGGCTGCTCCTGATGATCTTCGGATTCTCGACGTTCTGCTTCACGCTGGTCCTGCATGCCACGGAGGTCCGCTACGGTCGGGGCGACGATGTCGTCCACTGA
- a CDS encoding NAD-dependent epimerase/dehydratase family protein, translating to MSPLARVCVVGGAGFIGSHFVDRLLSDSHTEGVTVYDNFSSGRDWHLSPHASDERLRIVQADVRDLGDLVDAVRDHTAIIHLASNPDIARAVTEPAVDFDQGTLLTHHVAEAARRSTVELVIYASGSGVYGDLGEHEASEDHGPMLPVSTYGASKLAGEALLASYAAMFGLVVRAFRFGNVVGPHQTHGVGYDFVRRLLADPTELRILGDGRQSKSYIHVDDVVSAVLLAASAAQGPFAVFNVATGDYVTVSEIAELAMDVLGLTPGSTRLAYTGGDRGWQGDVPVVRINTDRIRALGWGNARTGRQALRASMQSMAEDFRSGRLEK from the coding sequence ATGTCGCCTCTCGCCCGCGTCTGCGTTGTCGGCGGTGCAGGCTTCATTGGCAGCCATTTCGTAGACCGGCTGCTGTCTGACAGTCACACCGAAGGTGTCACGGTCTACGACAATTTCTCCTCCGGCCGTGACTGGCACCTTTCGCCACACGCGTCGGATGAACGCTTGCGGATCGTCCAGGCCGATGTCCGCGATCTCGGCGACCTCGTCGACGCAGTCCGCGACCACACCGCGATCATTCACCTCGCGTCCAACCCTGACATCGCCCGCGCTGTGACCGAGCCCGCCGTGGACTTCGATCAGGGCACCCTGCTCACCCACCACGTCGCCGAGGCCGCGCGCCGCAGCACAGTGGAACTGGTGATCTACGCCTCGGGCAGCGGTGTCTACGGCGACCTTGGTGAGCACGAAGCCAGCGAGGACCACGGGCCGATGCTGCCGGTGTCCACGTACGGCGCCAGCAAGCTCGCCGGAGAGGCGCTGCTCGCGTCGTACGCGGCGATGTTCGGCCTTGTGGTACGTGCATTCCGGTTCGGCAATGTCGTGGGCCCACACCAGACCCACGGCGTCGGCTATGACTTCGTGCGCCGATTGCTGGCAGACCCGACAGAGTTGCGCATCCTGGGCGATGGCCGCCAGAGCAAGTCATATATCCACGTCGATGACGTGGTGTCTGCGGTGCTGCTTGCCGCTAGCGCGGCACAGGGCCCCTTCGCTGTCTTCAACGTGGCCACAGGCGACTATGTGACCGTGTCCGAGATCGCGGAACTCGCGATGGACGTTCTCGGCCTGACGCCAGGCAGCACCCGCCTCGCCTACACCGGCGGCGATCGAGGATGGCAGGGGGACGTCCCGGTTGTGCGCATCAATACCGACCGCATCCGCGCGCTCGGCTGGGGGAATGCGCGTACTGGCCGGCAAGCGCTGCGCGCCTCGATGCAGTCGATGGCCGAGGACTTCCGTTCCGGCCGGCTGGAGAAATGA
- a CDS encoding class I SAM-dependent methyltransferase has product MSPIDRLGVWLSGHRIRRTVGDLARQDVADFGCGFEAAFMRTVVSSVRSATLVDLALAEDLKAHPKITAIEGVLPEALEAITDASFDVILCMSVLEHLWDPQQALSEFRRLLRPGGVCAVNVPSWRGKRALEFSAFRLGLSPAAEMDDHKAYYDPSDLWPLLVRAGFLPHNIKCFRHKLTLNTFAICRN; this is encoded by the coding sequence ATGAGCCCGATTGACCGGCTCGGGGTATGGCTCTCCGGCCACCGGATCCGCCGCACCGTTGGCGACTTGGCGAGACAGGACGTCGCTGACTTCGGCTGCGGCTTCGAGGCCGCATTCATGCGTACCGTGGTGAGCAGCGTGCGGTCGGCGACGCTCGTCGACCTTGCCCTAGCCGAGGATCTGAAGGCGCATCCGAAGATCACCGCCATCGAGGGCGTCCTTCCGGAGGCGCTCGAAGCAATCACTGACGCGTCGTTCGACGTCATCTTGTGTATGTCGGTCCTCGAGCACCTCTGGGACCCGCAGCAGGCGTTGAGCGAATTCCGTCGGCTGCTGCGGCCGGGAGGTGTCTGTGCCGTCAACGTGCCCTCGTGGCGCGGCAAACGCGCGCTCGAGTTCTCGGCATTTCGCCTCGGGTTGTCGCCGGCCGCCGAGATGGACGATCACAAGGCCTATTACGACCCGTCCGATCTATGGCCGCTGCTCGTCCGAGCCGGGTTCCTTCCGCACAACATCAAGTGCTTCCGGCACAAACTGACGCTGAACACCTTCGCAATATGTCGTAATTAG